A single Methanofastidiosum sp. DNA region contains:
- a CDS encoding DUF87 domain-containing protein yields MIDIEEKLELLSDEEGAYVGRKKSIFEKYKSKAALYIGKVNETGKQLQDYFNKKVLLDSISPHAIFICGMRGSGKSYTLGVIVEEMAMKNDGVGILIIDPMGIFWSMKQKNKMANEGEMLERWGLKPTGIKNVRVFIPKGYVHKAPKETWDDVFKIKPSELRVEDWCLTFDIERFDTMGLLIERVIEKTKTGYTTIDEKQIAGLGDDYDIEDMIKTIENEESISSREGGFKENTRRALNARLTGAIQWGIFDKKGTKLNDLSKRGQVSVIDVSFLEDNVRALVVGLLSRNILNTRKVISRQEAMGDINLIGNVPVTWLMIDEAHILVPRGGKVTAATDSLIEYVRQGRQPGCSIVLATQQPSAIDSRILSQVDLLICHKLVYQDDIKAVLQRMPSEIPNKLSDFRFIRSLPIGSAIIGDKEESTSRAFLISVRPRISQHEGRERQPMLDIDPELMKKNVKNLIIEKYRQKRPLAEMEEVVNIANEEYKLKFSFEDIIEELRIDGEFDTIDEVMPKPQPKPVVIDIPMIDEEEDSLEEVEIIDEFEPEYGVTGEAAFKGVKIAPVISSEIDYEAMREIALKSRKKISLRSEEIKEVVPIYYPLIMVFFDYMPKKGSYKSMSCFFDGITGELVIWDGKISRTVGFTEIYKLKPDEKWFLDYLIDRENPTVSEIKKETGFTPRRTHSLISALEAKGLLEYKQNGSNLSVKPKIKFKLVKGFEDKKLKKLDVSLKSKEITGRVIESLISKNDVSRGIETLGNAKIWRTEEVYLPYWLVVYRNSKGKERREVFEAFKGKKEEHIRDIVLMRV; encoded by the coding sequence ATGATCGATATTGAGGAAAAATTGGAACTCCTTTCTGACGAAGAAGGGGCATATGTCGGCAGAAAAAAGAGCATCTTTGAGAAGTATAAGAGCAAGGCTGCGCTATATATCGGTAAGGTTAATGAGACAGGTAAGCAGCTACAGGACTATTTCAACAAGAAGGTACTTCTTGATAGCATTAGCCCCCACGCAATATTCATCTGCGGGATGAGGGGAAGCGGCAAATCCTATACCCTTGGAGTCATCGTTGAAGAGATGGCCATGAAGAACGATGGTGTTGGCATTCTGATAATTGACCCAATGGGGATATTCTGGAGCATGAAGCAAAAGAACAAGATGGCAAACGAAGGCGAGATGCTTGAGCGCTGGGGATTAAAGCCTACAGGCATCAAAAATGTTAGAGTCTTTATCCCAAAAGGGTATGTCCACAAGGCGCCTAAAGAAACGTGGGATGATGTTTTCAAGATTAAACCTTCAGAGCTTAGAGTTGAAGACTGGTGTCTTACCTTTGATATTGAGCGATTTGACACCATGGGCCTTCTAATCGAGCGGGTAATAGAAAAAACTAAAACAGGATACACCACCATTGATGAAAAACAGATAGCAGGGCTTGGCGATGATTACGACATTGAGGACATGATTAAGACGATTGAAAACGAAGAAAGCATATCTTCCCGGGAGGGGGGATTTAAAGAAAACACCAGAAGGGCGCTAAATGCAAGGCTCACAGGAGCAATACAGTGGGGCATATTTGATAAAAAAGGGACAAAGCTAAACGACCTATCGAAGAGGGGCCAGGTTTCTGTAATTGATGTGAGCTTTTTAGAGGATAACGTCAGGGCGCTTGTTGTCGGGCTTCTTTCAAGAAACATCCTGAACACTAGGAAGGTCATCTCAAGGCAGGAAGCTATGGGGGATATTAATCTCATTGGGAATGTACCTGTGACGTGGCTTATGATAGATGAGGCCCACATACTTGTGCCTAGAGGGGGAAAGGTCACAGCAGCAACGGATAGCCTGATAGAATACGTAAGGCAGGGCAGGCAACCCGGGTGCTCAATTGTTCTTGCAACACAGCAGCCCTCGGCAATCGATTCAAGGATATTGTCTCAAGTTGATTTGCTAATATGCCATAAATTAGTCTATCAGGACGATATCAAGGCGGTGCTCCAGAGGATGCCCTCTGAGATCCCAAATAAGCTTTCTGATTTTAGGTTCATAAGATCACTTCCTATAGGAAGTGCTATCATCGGTGACAAGGAGGAGTCGACATCCAGGGCTTTTTTAATCTCAGTAAGGCCGAGGATAAGTCAGCATGAGGGGAGAGAAAGGCAGCCCATGCTTGACATCGATCCAGAGCTCATGAAGAAAAATGTTAAGAATCTTATAATAGAAAAATACCGGCAGAAGCGGCCGCTTGCTGAGATGGAGGAAGTCGTGAACATAGCAAACGAGGAGTATAAGCTCAAGTTCTCGTTTGAGGATATTATAGAGGAGCTAAGAATAGATGGCGAGTTTGATACAATAGATGAAGTAATGCCAAAACCCCAGCCAAAGCCAGTTGTAATTGACATACCGATGATTGATGAGGAAGAGGATTCTCTAGAAGAAGTTGAAATTATCGATGAGTTTGAACCTGAATATGGTGTGACAGGTGAAGCCGCATTTAAGGGAGTAAAGATAGCGCCAGTGATATCCTCTGAAATTGATTATGAAGCTATGAGAGAGATTGCATTAAAAAGCAGAAAAAAAATATCATTGAGGTCGGAGGAGATAAAGGAGGTAGTCCCTATTTACTATCCGCTTATCATGGTATTTTTTGATTATATGCCAAAGAAGGGCAGTTACAAGAGCATGTCATGTTTCTTTGACGGCATTACAGGAGAGCTTGTTATCTGGGACGGAAAGATCTCAAGGACTGTAGGATTTACAGAAATCTATAAACTTAAACCCGATGAGAAATGGTTTTTAGATTACCTTATTGACAGAGAAAATCCAACAGTTTCAGAAATAAAAAAAGAAACTGGGTTCACCCCTAGAAGAACACATTCTTTAATATCGGCTCTTGAAGCAAAAGGGCTTTTAGAGTATAAGCAGAACGGCAGCAATCTAAGCGTCAAACCAAAGATTAAATTTAAATTGGTCAAGGGATTTGAGGATAAAAAACTTAAAAAACTGGATGTTTCTCTTAAGAGCAAGGAGATAACAGGCCGGGTAA
- a CDS encoding tRNA-guanine transglycosylase, with product MDAISRIKTSHGDIKTPALLPVCALTYGVWDVFIEERVTPPWKLSEASLFSLEYVRNTKYEEKVKYGFHRLFKEKKPIFVDSGGFQSMKKGIERNPIDVLRFQEKLEADIAATFDYPVTLNVEKSDYMAMLQKSIDSANLALENKERKDMLLYSCVHGFSKKEIDWYFSKLSSGFDGYAMGSLVPRKNDFKTLIELIHSAKMHAHEREKPLHVFGVTGFPMLYALSFMGVETMDSWTYLVASIYKEYIHPQTLKRVRMRKTGSIPECDCFICKELGMEDFLGATSVPQAYLAIHNLNIFMREMKQIKEHMDENSFEELVEQKSKYNTRIKKAYEYAKDHMKNSTQ from the coding sequence ATGGATGCAATTTCTAGGATTAAGACGTCTCACGGAGACATCAAAACACCCGCACTTCTACCAGTGTGCGCACTGACATACGGCGTATGGGACGTTTTTATCGAAGAGCGAGTCACCCCGCCTTGGAAGCTTTCAGAGGCCAGCCTTTTCTCATTGGAGTATGTTAGAAACACAAAATATGAGGAAAAGGTCAAATATGGATTTCACAGGCTTTTTAAAGAAAAAAAACCGATATTTGTTGATTCAGGAGGATTCCAATCTATGAAAAAAGGGATTGAGAGGAATCCCATTGATGTGCTTAGATTTCAGGAAAAACTTGAGGCCGATATTGCCGCGACTTTTGATTACCCTGTGACCTTAAATGTTGAAAAATCCGACTATATGGCAATGCTTCAAAAAAGTATTGACAGCGCTAACTTAGCTCTTGAAAATAAAGAGAGAAAAGATATGCTCTTATACTCCTGCGTTCACGGATTTTCAAAAAAAGAAATAGACTGGTATTTTTCAAAGCTTAGTAGTGGTTTTGATGGGTATGCTATGGGCTCCCTCGTACCTAGAAAAAATGACTTTAAGACACTTATTGAATTAATACACAGCGCAAAAATGCATGCACATGAGCGGGAAAAACCCCTCCACGTATTTGGGGTCACAGGATTTCCAATGCTATATGCATTGAGCTTTATGGGTGTTGAGACCATGGATTCTTGGACCTATCTTGTAGCGTCGATTTACAAGGAGTACATACACCCGCAAACTTTGAAAAGGGTCAGAATGAGAAAAACAGGGAGCATCCCAGAGTGCGATTGCTTTATCTGCAAAGAACTAGGAATGGAAGATTTTCTTGGGGCGACAAGTGTTCCGCAGGCCTATCTTGCAATTCATAATTTGAATATATTCATGCGTGAAATGAAACAGATAAAAGAACATATGGATGAGAACAGCTTTGAAGAGCTAGTTGAGCAGAAGAGTAAGTACAACACGAGAATAAAGAAAGCCTATGAATATGCAAAAGACCATATGAAAAACAGTACCCAGTAG
- a CDS encoding HAMP domain-containing sensor histidine kinase, giving the protein MKAKELKNIEKQTLMEEIFDQIDTYVMVLNDKNTVLIANKKVKEKYGNVIGKKCYEVHHKTPIAPDFCVMNCVKDGVAGDTTFFDDAITKRWYDVSVSKILVGGNCFFVHLMTDVNEKHFREEKIIELNQALRVLNKILRHDILNNITVIMLSLEMMKTEDIALKNRALSAIEKSVELVNKMRDLETAISTGGELKSYDVRTKLAEIIISFPEIKFRIEGNCKILADEAIISVFNNLLRNALVHGKADKVEISIDNKSDYCTIKISDNGVGIPDVIKDKLFDEGVSYGENKGMGLGLYIVRKTIERYGGEVSFENNLPKGTTFILKLKSSLHHEALQKKKG; this is encoded by the coding sequence ATGAAAGCAAAAGAGCTCAAGAACATTGAAAAACAGACTTTGATGGAAGAGATATTCGATCAAATTGATACCTATGTAATGGTCTTGAACGACAAAAATACCGTATTGATTGCAAATAAGAAAGTCAAAGAGAAATATGGAAACGTTATTGGAAAGAAGTGCTATGAAGTCCATCATAAAACACCTATAGCTCCGGATTTTTGCGTAATGAATTGCGTTAAAGATGGAGTAGCTGGCGATACAACTTTTTTTGATGACGCAATTACGAAAAGATGGTACGACGTTAGTGTTAGTAAGATCTTAGTGGGAGGGAACTGCTTTTTTGTTCATTTAATGACTGATGTGAATGAAAAACATTTCCGAGAGGAAAAAATAATAGAGTTGAACCAAGCTTTAAGGGTCTTAAACAAGATCCTAAGGCATGATATCCTGAACAATATCACAGTTATAATGCTGTCACTAGAAATGATGAAAACTGAAGATATTGCCTTAAAAAATAGGGCTCTTTCGGCAATTGAAAAAAGTGTTGAGCTTGTAAATAAGATGAGAGACCTAGAAACGGCAATTTCAACAGGCGGGGAACTTAAGTCTTATGATGTCAGGACAAAACTTGCAGAAATAATAATAAGTTTTCCAGAGATTAAATTTAGAATTGAAGGAAACTGCAAGATTTTAGCCGATGAAGCGATAATCTCCGTTTTTAATAACCTTTTAAGAAATGCATTGGTCCATGGAAAAGCCGACAAAGTAGAGATTTCTATTGATAATAAGAGTGATTATTGTACTATTAAAATATCCGATAATGGTGTAGGGATACCTGACGTAATAAAAGATAAACTATTTGACGAAGGGGTTAGCTATGGCGAAAATAAAGGTATGGGCCTAGGTCTTTACATTGTGAGAAAGACCATTGAGAGGTATGGAGGCGAGGTCTCATTTGAGAATAATTTGCCCAAAGGCACTACTTTCATTTTGAAATTGAAGAGTTCTTTACATCATGAAGCACTTCAAAAAAAGAAAGGATAA
- a CDS encoding ABC transporter permease, producing the protein MGLISRIGIYFKYATSSLLRRKQKTLFSLLAISLSVAAIIAIGIVSYSAEYTISGTVKSELGGDLLLNLRGGGFQVPGMGGTTTVDFDLIEDFLTGLKDAGTIDEYTYTLGSMAVTDSDEPRMIRFIGIDSGVYPLYGEIATIEPNVGDYSLLLQDTNDILITDTLSDNLGLGSGSTILVIVDDELVELNIAGVVSTGTGDISDYAYMEMGAFKELFNYDVAENPPNQIVIRTQNDYLMEDTVDLIESEINEREKYSIRTTTYIEQSENTLSSLEIVFTFFKLSGIVALLVGGLGIITTMYISMKERKKEIGIMKAIGIKNINVIFFFIVEAFLLGLVGSATGVALGIFFSKQLAVIASSIFRTSLIWTINSDTLIYGFLLGLFSTMVFQILPAYIGSRVRPIIVLKDMEGDDPFYKDIGFFIITAISLLVFGAIININLNSWSLVLVIFVLILIMLGFTIFCRYLVKAISFIPTLGILSLKMALKNLERNCWTIATALLAISIGLGTVGAVLMAGEGVKTSVSESLSNNLNYDIQIMSIPESSIKQVEERILLTEGISNLYRYSISISDCYIQSINGRPISNYLYRMSDGDRDFVEDRFMSGVSISGQNIGNDVINQQIASGRLLGVEDIGRNNIIMTSRGAAYFDIKVGDKIFFTYEDYPIEMTVIGLYSQTSTFGPGGGGSTNLGLMASYETIEEIRKTSKNQEFNIISVNDGPISSSAVILNIVGNGLENDYFSIYDENGVIISRSLSNSNGLKIGDTLTLELNDRSKKFEVRDIQNGPFNLEAQIIVPYRALKDNFSGIYTYTLAVDAETGYEEITLKKLGSMFPDYRIFEASRLQEMVTRMIDQVLIPISIIASFSLFVAVIVIANMMYISTLDRKREFAIMKAIGARNWSVLKNIAIENISIGVTGGFTSLLVLYLASQLMSIFLGLDKSMISFIFMMELIGLSVLISVFASIIPAYNIVKIRPLSVLRYE; encoded by the coding sequence ATGGGCCTCATCTCTAGAATTGGCATTTATTTCAAATACGCCACAAGTTCACTTCTAAGAAGAAAGCAAAAGACTCTCTTCTCATTATTGGCTATATCTCTTAGTGTTGCCGCAATTATTGCCATAGGTATTGTTAGCTATTCGGCCGAATATACAATATCCGGTACAGTCAAAAGTGAGCTTGGTGGGGATCTATTGCTCAATTTGAGGGGAGGAGGGTTCCAAGTCCCCGGTATGGGTGGAACAACGACTGTTGATTTTGATCTAATTGAAGATTTTCTAACTGGATTAAAAGATGCTGGGACGATAGATGAATACACCTACACGCTTGGTAGTATGGCCGTTACAGATTCAGATGAGCCAAGAATGATAAGATTTATAGGTATCGATTCGGGGGTGTATCCTCTTTATGGTGAGATAGCTACAATTGAGCCAAATGTTGGCGACTATAGTCTGCTCTTGCAAGATACTAATGATATTCTAATAACAGATACTCTTTCAGATAATTTAGGGCTTGGTAGCGGCAGCACAATTTTAGTAATAGTTGATGATGAGTTAGTTGAACTTAATATAGCCGGAGTAGTATCCACAGGAACTGGCGATATCAGCGATTATGCTTATATGGAAATGGGCGCATTCAAGGAATTATTCAATTATGATGTTGCTGAAAATCCGCCAAATCAGATAGTAATAAGGACTCAAAATGATTATCTGATGGAGGACACAGTTGACCTTATTGAATCGGAAATAAATGAGAGGGAAAAATATAGTATCAGAACAACAACATATATAGAACAGAGTGAGAACACTTTGAGTTCATTAGAGATTGTATTCACCTTTTTTAAGCTATCCGGGATTGTAGCTCTTTTAGTTGGAGGGCTCGGGATTATCACAACAATGTATATATCAATGAAGGAGAGAAAGAAAGAAATCGGTATAATGAAAGCAATTGGGATAAAAAATATCAATGTGATTTTCTTTTTTATCGTTGAAGCATTTCTTCTTGGATTAGTAGGTAGTGCGACTGGGGTAGCTCTTGGAATCTTTTTTTCAAAACAGCTTGCAGTGATAGCCAGTAGTATTTTTAGGACATCACTTATATGGACAATCAATTCAGATACGCTAATATATGGATTTTTGCTTGGCCTCTTCTCTACGATGGTTTTCCAGATTTTGCCTGCATATATAGGTAGCCGGGTTAGACCTATAATAGTATTGAAGGACATGGAGGGGGATGATCCTTTCTACAAAGATATTGGATTTTTCATTATAACTGCTATTTCTCTCTTAGTCTTTGGGGCAATCATAAATATCAATCTTAATTCATGGTCTTTAGTTCTTGTAATATTTGTATTGATTCTAATAATGCTTGGTTTCACGATATTTTGTAGATATCTCGTTAAAGCCATATCTTTTATTCCAACTCTTGGTATTCTTTCCTTAAAAATGGCTCTTAAAAATCTTGAGAGAAACTGCTGGACTATAGCAACAGCACTCCTTGCAATTTCAATTGGTCTTGGAACAGTTGGGGCAGTGCTTATGGCAGGCGAAGGTGTTAAAACTTCTGTCAGTGAAAGCCTTTCAAACAATTTGAACTATGATATCCAGATTATGTCAATTCCAGAATCTTCTATAAAACAGGTAGAAGAAAGAATCTTACTAACAGAAGGTATATCCAATCTTTACAGATATTCCATAAGCATCTCTGACTGCTATATCCAGAGTATTAATGGACGGCCGATTAGTAATTACCTTTATCGCATGTCGGATGGCGATAGGGATTTTGTTGAAGATAGATTTATGTCTGGCGTTTCTATTTCGGGGCAGAATATTGGGAATGATGTGATAAATCAACAGATCGCATCAGGAAGGCTTCTTGGGGTAGAGGATATTGGAAGAAACAATATTATTATGACTTCAAGAGGCGCAGCCTACTTCGATATAAAAGTTGGCGATAAGATTTTTTTTACATATGAAGATTATCCAATCGAGATGACCGTCATTGGATTATACTCGCAGACATCAACTTTCGGCCCAGGAGGCGGAGGTTCAACAAATCTTGGGCTTATGGCATCATACGAAACAATTGAAGAGATAAGAAAGACTTCTAAAAATCAAGAGTTTAACATCATCAGCGTAAATGATGGGCCAATATCAAGTTCAGCCGTTATCTTAAATATCGTGGGAAACGGACTTGAAAACGACTATTTTTCAATTTATGATGAGAACGGTGTGATAATCTCAAGGTCACTCTCAAACTCTAATGGATTAAAGATTGGGGACACTCTGACATTGGAGCTAAACGATAGATCAAAGAAATTCGAGGTTAGGGATATCCAAAATGGCCCATTTAATCTTGAGGCCCAGATTATTGTTCCGTATAGGGCGTTAAAGGACAATTTCTCGGGGATTTATACCTACACACTTGCCGTTGACGCAGAAACAGGTTATGAAGAGATTACCTTAAAAAAACTTGGGTCAATGTTTCCAGATTATAGGATATTTGAAGCATCACGACTCCAGGAAATGGTGACAAGAATGATCGACCAGGTCCTGATACCTATATCAATAATTGCATCATTTTCTCTTTTTGTAGCCGTCATTGTCATAGCAAACATGATGTATATCTCAACACTAGACAGAAAACGAGAATTTGCTATTATGAAAGCAATCGGGGCAAGGAACTGGAGTGTTTTAAAAAATATTGCCATAGAAAATATCTCTATAGGCGTTACAGGCGGATTTACTTCACTTTTGGTACTCTATCTAGCGTCACAATTGATGTCTATCTTTTTGGGGCTTGATAAATCAATGATAAGTTTTATATTCATGATGGAATTAATAGGATTGTCTGTATTGATATCTGTCTTTGCATCTATTATACCTGCATATAATATAGTTAAAATTAGGCCGCTTAGTGTATTAAGGTACGAGTAG
- a CDS encoding ABC transporter ATP-binding protein, with product MKNVIEARGIFKSYNLGHSEVPILRGIDLTVGAGEIVALMGPSGSGKSTLLGILGGLDLPTSGNIIIDGVDITKLPESKLAEIRGAKIGFVFQAYNLVSTLTALENIALPSYFTNGKKKDPNELIEIVGLGHRKNNKPTEMSGGEQQRVAIARALINNPKILFGDEPTGNLDSKTEVKVLHLFQKLREEFGTTIFLVTHSDEVARIADRIIHIRDGKIREVSNHGPHL from the coding sequence ATGAAAAATGTAATCGAGGCAAGAGGGATTTTCAAGTCTTATAATCTAGGGCATTCAGAAGTACCCATACTCCGAGGCATAGATCTAACTGTTGGAGCGGGTGAGATAGTTGCGCTGATGGGGCCATCGGGGTCTGGAAAGAGTACACTTCTTGGAATACTTGGGGGACTTGATTTGCCTACATCGGGAAACATAATAATTGATGGGGTGGACATCACAAAACTCCCTGAGAGTAAACTTGCTGAGATTAGGGGGGCAAAAATTGGATTTGTATTTCAGGCCTATAATCTAGTTTCTACATTAACTGCTCTAGAAAATATTGCGCTTCCTTCATATTTTACAAACGGGAAAAAGAAAGACCCCAATGAACTTATAGAGATTGTTGGATTGGGCCACAGGAAGAATAACAAGCCAACAGAGATGAGCGGTGGAGAGCAGCAAAGGGTCGCCATAGCAAGGGCCTTGATTAATAATCCAAAGATACTGTTTGGGGATGAGCCCACAGGAAACCTTGATTCAAAAACTGAAGTAAAGGTGTTACACCTATTTCAAAAATTAAGAGAAGAGTTTGGAACAACTATTTTCCTTGTCACGCACTCTGATGAAGTTGCTAGAATAGCTGACAGGATCATTCATATCAGAGATGGGAAAATAAGAGAGGTATCCAATCATGGGCCTCATCTCTAG
- a CDS encoding winged helix-turn-helix domain-containing protein, translated as MNNNYRNSNSIILKILECILKKKSSQGRVLKTHIMQYANLKTTMAEKYLNSLENAEYIKRVEDTWGKRTVIYYDITEKGIERYRWFSKIDTELEGI; from the coding sequence ATGAACAATAATTACAGAAACAGTAACAGTATCATCCTAAAAATCCTAGAGTGCATCCTAAAGAAAAAATCTTCACAAGGTAGGGTCTTAAAGACCCACATAATGCAGTATGCAAACTTAAAGACTACAATGGCAGAAAAATACCTTAACTCACTTGAAAATGCCGAGTATATTAAAAGGGTAGAGGATACGTGGGGCAAAAGGACTGTAATCTATTATGATATCACTGAAAAAGGCATAGAAAGATACAGATGGTTTTCAAAAATTGATACGGAGCTTGAGGGAATATGA
- a CDS encoding YegP family protein: MAAKFEVYTDAKKQFRFRLKAANGEIIATSEGYTTKKSCMNGIESVKKNAPIAEIVEIEK; this comes from the coding sequence ATGGCAGCAAAATTTGAAGTATACACGGACGCTAAAAAACAATTTCGATTTAGATTAAAAGCAGCAAATGGGGAAATAATTGCAACAAGCGAAGGATACACTACGAAAAAATCATGCATGAATGGAATTGAAAGTGTCAAAAAGAACGCCCCAATTGCCGAAATTGTTGAAATAGAAAAGTAA
- a CDS encoding ATP-binding protein has translation MTTKEILRQVVINQKNELNIQKETVRRELLDKILDFFDDERIIILTGIRRCGKSTLLKQLMQNTSGWCYLNFEDERLIDFNAKEFETLNEVLIEAYGQSKIYFFDEIQNVEKFETFVRRLQDEDKKIILTGSNASLLSKEFGTRLTGRYKVFEVYPFSFNEFLLFKNMAVKKDDFYLSEKKINLQNLFEEYLVSGGFPEYLKNQDEDYLKTVYENILYKDIIVRYSIKKEKILKELVSMLATNASCKFTYNSLKKTLGLGNAITVKEYISYLGNSYLFFEVLKFSHSLRQQLNSPRKIYLVDQAFNKVSGLTFTPNKGRNLENLIFIELKRQNKEIYYYSNKNECDFLVKEGNIITKAIQVSYILDESNREREINGLIDAMNALKLKEGLIITFEQTEDIKIEDKRIKVIPAYRWIIEVADYT, from the coding sequence ATGACTACCAAGGAGATATTAAGACAGGTAGTAATAAATCAAAAGAATGAACTAAACATCCAGAAAGAAACCGTAAGAAGGGAGCTATTAGACAAAATATTGGATTTCTTTGATGATGAAAGGATAATTATCCTAACTGGCATCAGGCGATGCGGTAAATCCACTTTATTAAAGCAGCTCATGCAGAATACATCAGGATGGTGCTATCTAAATTTTGAAGATGAAAGGCTAATAGACTTTAATGCTAAAGAATTTGAAACTCTAAATGAAGTCTTGATAGAAGCTTACGGCCAATCAAAAATCTACTTCTTTGATGAGATTCAGAATGTTGAGAAATTTGAAACTTTTGTTAGAAGATTGCAGGACGAAGACAAAAAAATAATACTCACTGGATCAAATGCTTCGCTTCTCAGTAAAGAGTTTGGCACAAGGCTCACCGGGAGATACAAGGTGTTTGAAGTCTATCCTTTCTCATTCAATGAATTCCTCTTATTTAAAAATATGGCCGTCAAGAAAGATGATTTTTACTTATCTGAAAAAAAGATTAATCTCCAAAATCTCTTTGAAGAATACCTTGTCTCAGGGGGATTCCCAGAGTACCTAAAAAATCAAGATGAGGATTACTTAAAAACAGTATATGAGAACATACTGTACAAGGATATAATAGTCAGGTACTCTATAAAGAAAGAGAAAATATTGAAGGAGCTTGTGAGCATGCTTGCGACAAACGCTTCATGCAAGTTTACATACAACTCTCTTAAGAAAACACTCGGCCTTGGAAATGCCATAACCGTGAAGGAATATATCTCCTATCTTGGGAACTCTTACCTATTCTTTGAAGTGTTAAAATTCTCTCATTCATTGAGACAGCAGCTTAACTCTCCTAGGAAGATATATCTTGTTGATCAAGCGTTCAACAAGGTATCAGGTCTAACATTTACACCAAACAAAGGTAGGAACTTAGAGAACCTGATATTCATTGAATTAAAAAGGCAAAATAAGGAGATCTATTATTACTCAAATAAGAATGAATGCGATTTTTTAGTAAAAGAAGGAAATATAATAACAAAAGCAATACAGGTGTCTTATATACTGGATGAATCTAACAGAGAGCGGGAGATAAACGGATTGATTGATGCGATGAATGCCCTAAAACTAAAGGAAGGATTAATTATAACTTTTGAGCAGACTGAAGATATAAAAATTGAAGATAAAAGAATCAAAGTTATACCTGCTTATAGGTGGATTATTGAAGTGGCAGATTACACATAA